One Kitasatospora sp. NBC_01287 DNA window includes the following coding sequences:
- a CDS encoding cytidine deaminase produces the protein MTPQSARVDHELIQAAAQVAATRSRGDNHTMAAAARNRDGRIITGLNAYHFTGGPCAELVVIGAAAAQGAYDLVTMVAVGDRDRGVVPPCGRCRQVMLDYFPAIEVIVGAGDGLRTVPVADLLPATYVWADHQLDAQPASEPDTQPDTQPDAEPDAEEQPPLS, from the coding sequence ATGACCCCCCAGAGCGCCCGCGTCGACCATGAACTGATCCAGGCCGCCGCGCAGGTCGCGGCCACCCGCTCCCGGGGCGACAACCACACCATGGCGGCCGCGGCCCGCAACCGGGACGGCCGGATCATCACGGGCTTGAACGCCTACCACTTCACCGGCGGCCCCTGCGCGGAGCTGGTCGTGATCGGCGCGGCCGCCGCGCAGGGCGCCTACGACCTGGTCACCATGGTTGCCGTGGGCGACCGCGACCGGGGCGTGGTGCCCCCGTGCGGGCGCTGCCGGCAGGTCATGCTCGACTACTTCCCGGCCATCGAGGTCATCGTCGGCGCGGGTGACGGGCTGCGCACCGTCCCCGTCGCCGACCTGCTGCCCGCGACCTACGTCTGGGCGGACCACCAGCTCGACGCCCAGCCCGCCTCCGAGCCAGACACCCAACCCGACACCCAGCCCGACGCCGAGCCCGACGCCGAGGAGCAGCCGCCCCTCAGCTGA